A stretch of Panthera uncia isolate 11264 chromosome A1 unlocalized genomic scaffold, Puncia_PCG_1.0 HiC_scaffold_16, whole genome shotgun sequence DNA encodes these proteins:
- the MTIF3 gene encoding translation initiation factor IF-3, mitochondrial isoform X1, whose amino-acid sequence MELVLELNCCVNPGNLKLSKMMATLLLKRLTLHTVKTGNNCIRCPGTYTLHQTAPAQPSLRASGPRLSCPIHAKAFGTVGDTQDERKKKKKNEPALSNIGRKIHERIIHVLDEAGNDLGNMHRADVIRLMNERDLRLVTRDSGAEPPQYQLLTGAQIHEERLRLRELGKAHPKPGPTLTKELTFSSNIGQHDLDTKSKQIQQWIEKKYRVQITIKKGKNVEEPENKMEEICNQILQTMPGTATFSTRPQPVRGGKAVMCVLRHLSKKEENAYRETQGAQKEDPLNKENGNNRESDVVHP is encoded by the exons ATGGAGCTCGTATTGGAGCTTAATTGCTGTGTAAATCCAGGAAATTTGAAACTCTCTAAAAT gaTGGCCACTCTTCTTCTAAAGAGGCTAACGTTGCATACCGTAAAGACTGGAAATAATTGCATTAGATGTCCTGGTACATACACCCTGCACCAGACCGCACCAGCACAGCCGTCGCTCCGAGCTTCTGGCCCGAGACTGTCCTGCCCGATTCACGCAAAAGCTTTCGGTACTGTTGGAGACACCCAGGacgaaaggaagaagaaaaagaagaatgaaccaGCTCTTAGCAACATCGGAAGAAAAATTCACGAGCGGATTATTCACGTGCTGGATGAGGCGGGCAACGACTTGGGCAACATGCACCGAGCAGACGTGATCAGGCTCATGAACGAGCGGGACCTGAGGCTTGTGACAAGGGACAGCGGTGCGGAGCCCCCGCAGTACCAGCTCCTGACGGGGGCACAGATCCACGAGGAGCGCCTGCGACTCCGGGAGCTGGGAAAGGCCCACCCGAAACCCG GCCCTACCCTGACAAAGGAGCtaactttttcttcaaatattggaCAACATGATTTGGACACAAAGAGTAAACAGATTCAGCAATGGATTGAGAAAAAATACAGAGTTCAAATTActataaagaaagggaagaacgTAGAGGagccagaaaataaaatg GAGGAGATATGTAATCAAATACTCCAGACTATGCCCGGAACAGCTACCTTCTCAACCCGCCCACAACCTGTTAGGGGAGGGAAAGCTGTAATGTGTGTTCTTCGTCATTTaagcaaaaaggaagagaatgcaTATAGAGAAACGCAAGGAGCCCAGAAAGAGGACCCtttgaacaaagaaaatggaaacaacagagAATCAGATGTTGTGCATCCATga
- the MTIF3 gene encoding translation initiation factor IF-3, mitochondrial isoform X2, protein MATLLLKRLTLHTVKTGNNCIRCPGTYTLHQTAPAQPSLRASGPRLSCPIHAKAFGTVGDTQDERKKKKKNEPALSNIGRKIHERIIHVLDEAGNDLGNMHRADVIRLMNERDLRLVTRDSGAEPPQYQLLTGAQIHEERLRLRELGKAHPKPGPTLTKELTFSSNIGQHDLDTKSKQIQQWIEKKYRVQITIKKGKNVEEPENKMEEICNQILQTMPGTATFSTRPQPVRGGKAVMCVLRHLSKKEENAYRETQGAQKEDPLNKENGNNRESDVVHP, encoded by the exons aTGGCCACTCTTCTTCTAAAGAGGCTAACGTTGCATACCGTAAAGACTGGAAATAATTGCATTAGATGTCCTGGTACATACACCCTGCACCAGACCGCACCAGCACAGCCGTCGCTCCGAGCTTCTGGCCCGAGACTGTCCTGCCCGATTCACGCAAAAGCTTTCGGTACTGTTGGAGACACCCAGGacgaaaggaagaagaaaaagaagaatgaaccaGCTCTTAGCAACATCGGAAGAAAAATTCACGAGCGGATTATTCACGTGCTGGATGAGGCGGGCAACGACTTGGGCAACATGCACCGAGCAGACGTGATCAGGCTCATGAACGAGCGGGACCTGAGGCTTGTGACAAGGGACAGCGGTGCGGAGCCCCCGCAGTACCAGCTCCTGACGGGGGCACAGATCCACGAGGAGCGCCTGCGACTCCGGGAGCTGGGAAAGGCCCACCCGAAACCCG GCCCTACCCTGACAAAGGAGCtaactttttcttcaaatattggaCAACATGATTTGGACACAAAGAGTAAACAGATTCAGCAATGGATTGAGAAAAAATACAGAGTTCAAATTActataaagaaagggaagaacgTAGAGGagccagaaaataaaatg GAGGAGATATGTAATCAAATACTCCAGACTATGCCCGGAACAGCTACCTTCTCAACCCGCCCACAACCTGTTAGGGGAGGGAAAGCTGTAATGTGTGTTCTTCGTCATTTaagcaaaaaggaagagaatgcaTATAGAGAAACGCAAGGAGCCCAGAAAGAGGACCCtttgaacaaagaaaatggaaacaacagagAATCAGATGTTGTGCATCCATga